The proteins below are encoded in one region of Sphingobacterium sp. R2:
- a CDS encoding SusC/RagA family TonB-linked outer membrane protein — MYENLPKKCLTGILMLLLLLCQQLYAQQQRTVTGIVKDEKGTPLPDLSVLEKGVSNATKTSADGKFTLKLKSANPTLIFSSLGYVRQEKQLRDGDNTIQITMKEDGTGLDEVVVMGYQDVQRRKTTGAITTVKGKDFENTPYATFDAMLQGRVAGLTVLSTSGEPGTNNIVNIRGTSNLGLADNQLQAPLYVIDNIIYDVSDIQAAYGNASPLQAINPNDIESVDILKDASASAIYGARAANGVIIIKTKRPAVGKPEIRISAYNGVSSRPAMKPITVGAAERRLKMNLLYQGGSYDWFNNGLISPMLTDSLNPAFNNNTDWQGLFLQSANINNVNMSIGATMEKFLYRFSAQRYYEQGVMMGYENENLTPRLMLQANPTDNFQFETNLFAGFTKAKHGSGDDTKYPFSTWGFPSSFYQITDVDEQIYTGRYDGMMDRDNAISLNGNFAGTLKKFLINGLTLRSQFSFNVNNNTRDLFRPKLLTGNRNYAQNWVNQNKRWEWETYFNYIKSIRDTHNFSAVLGTGIERNTSNANYMYGYNDNGNYVKTVTGIPSGPDLYATTSINERSRVSVFGRFGYDYKDKYLLSASYRMDASSRYSKDNRWGIFPSISAGWVLSQEPFFQGVKNAISFFKIRGSYGVTGRDPGSYYARYTGLTFDASYAGSVLENGIGGSVLSYNGKPTVAPNYGAAATSPTIRWERSPQFNAGFDMNLLHDRVTVTADFYVRDSKQLVYDLNMPLTSGYSTVSNNFISVRNSGVEMTLISRNMAPSSEFQWTTNFNIAYNKNYVTSLPGGGQEIQVGPVWMQRALNVGQPIFPFKVWDVDGVYATTADVPVDPLTGKRLTHFRGNLYQAGDPRRRDVNGDYTIDHNDKIDMGNPNPDLVGGFINQFSYKNFSLSTLVSFVFGRSLWNGYMSDKLQDAGSSNLYSTWGTNSAIAGDFNPSDFWMKDGDQTKYPSLFHNTVDNWHIANSTFVENASFVRLKNIQLSYMFPQAIIKKLKLKMLRVYGVVDNVAVKSWSTVPDPEAVEANGYSTGNGYPIPKKWTIGLDVTF; from the coding sequence ATGTATGAAAATCTTCCAAAAAAATGCCTAACGGGTATTTTGATGTTGCTGCTGTTGCTATGTCAACAGCTGTATGCGCAACAACAGAGAACGGTCACGGGGATCGTTAAAGACGAAAAAGGCACCCCTCTGCCTGATCTCAGTGTTTTAGAGAAAGGCGTCAGCAATGCAACCAAAACGAGTGCTGATGGGAAATTTACCTTAAAATTGAAATCGGCAAATCCAACCTTGATTTTTAGTTCCCTCGGCTATGTGCGGCAAGAAAAACAGCTGCGCGATGGCGACAACACCATTCAGATCACCATGAAAGAAGATGGGACGGGGCTCGATGAGGTCGTTGTAATGGGCTATCAGGATGTGCAGCGGCGCAAAACAACGGGGGCCATCACTACCGTGAAGGGTAAGGATTTTGAAAATACCCCTTACGCTACCTTCGACGCCATGTTGCAGGGACGTGTGGCGGGTCTGACAGTATTGAGTACATCGGGCGAACCGGGTACCAATAACATCGTCAATATCCGCGGAACCAGCAACCTGGGCTTAGCAGACAACCAGCTGCAGGCTCCCTTGTATGTCATCGACAATATTATTTACGATGTGAGCGATATACAGGCGGCCTATGGAAATGCGAGCCCCTTGCAGGCTATCAATCCCAACGATATCGAATCGGTCGATATCTTAAAAGATGCCTCGGCATCGGCCATCTATGGTGCCCGTGCCGCAAATGGGGTCATCATCATCAAAACCAAACGTCCGGCAGTGGGTAAACCCGAAATCAGGATCTCGGCATACAACGGGGTTTCGAGCCGTCCGGCCATGAAGCCCATCACCGTCGGAGCAGCCGAACGTAGGCTAAAGATGAATCTGCTTTATCAGGGTGGATCGTATGACTGGTTCAACAATGGCTTGATCAGTCCGATGTTGACGGATAGTTTAAACCCTGCCTTTAACAATAATACAGATTGGCAAGGTCTTTTTCTGCAGTCGGCCAACATCAACAATGTCAATATGAGTATTGGTGCTACTATGGAGAAGTTTTTATACCGTTTCTCGGCACAGCGCTACTATGAGCAGGGTGTAATGATGGGCTATGAAAATGAAAACCTGACGCCGCGCCTCATGTTGCAGGCCAATCCGACAGACAATTTTCAGTTTGAGACCAACTTGTTCGCAGGTTTTACAAAAGCAAAACATGGCTCGGGGGACGATACCAAATATCCATTTAGTACCTGGGGCTTTCCTTCGTCTTTCTATCAGATAACGGACGTGGACGAACAGATCTATACGGGGCGCTACGATGGCATGATGGACCGCGATAACGCGATCAGCCTGAATGGTAACTTTGCCGGAACGCTGAAGAAATTTCTGATCAATGGCTTGACCCTGCGCTCGCAGTTTTCGTTCAATGTCAACAACAATACGCGTGATCTTTTTCGTCCCAAACTGCTGACAGGCAATAGAAACTATGCTCAGAATTGGGTGAACCAGAATAAACGCTGGGAATGGGAAACCTATTTTAACTACATCAAGAGCATTCGCGATACGCATAATTTTAGTGCCGTGTTGGGTACCGGTATTGAACGCAATACGTCCAATGCAAACTATATGTATGGCTATAACGACAATGGGAATTATGTAAAGACCGTAACGGGTATTCCTTCTGGACCGGATCTTTACGCCACCACTTCCATCAATGAGCGCTCGCGTGTATCGGTATTCGGTCGTTTTGGGTACGATTACAAAGACAAGTACCTGCTTTCTGCCAGTTACCGGATGGATGCTTCGTCGCGTTACAGCAAGGACAACCGCTGGGGTATTTTCCCGTCCATCTCTGCTGGCTGGGTGCTTTCGCAAGAGCCCTTTTTCCAGGGGGTGAAAAATGCAATATCCTTTTTCAAAATACGGGGTAGCTATGGTGTTACCGGACGTGATCCGGGCTCATACTACGCACGCTATACGGGGCTGACTTTTGATGCTTCATACGCTGGCTCGGTATTGGAAAATGGTATTGGTGGTTCGGTACTCTCTTATAATGGCAAGCCTACTGTAGCGCCTAATTATGGCGCAGCAGCAACCTCGCCGACGATCCGATGGGAGCGCTCGCCGCAATTTAATGCCGGTTTTGATATGAACCTCCTGCACGATCGCGTTACCGTGACGGCCGATTTTTATGTGCGCGACTCCAAACAGCTGGTTTACGATCTGAACATGCCATTGACCTCAGGATACAGCACGGTTTCCAATAATTTTATCAGTGTGAGAAACAGTGGGGTAGAAATGACGCTTATCTCACGTAATATGGCTCCGTCGTCGGAATTCCAGTGGACCACCAATTTCAATATTGCTTACAATAAAAACTATGTCACCAGCCTCCCTGGCGGTGGGCAGGAAATACAGGTGGGACCGGTATGGATGCAACGTGCACTGAACGTAGGTCAGCCTATTTTCCCGTTTAAAGTATGGGATGTGGATGGCGTATATGCGACCACTGCAGATGTACCTGTAGATCCTTTGACAGGAAAAAGACTCACGCATTTTAGGGGCAATTTATATCAGGCCGGCGATCCGCGCCGCCGGGATGTGAATGGAGATTACACCATCGACCACAACGACAAAATTGATATGGGAAATCCGAATCCTGACCTCGTGGGCGGATTTATCAACCAGTTTTCTTATAAGAATTTTAGCTTGTCCACACTCGTGAGCTTTGTGTTTGGACGCTCATTATGGAACGGTTATATGTCGGACAAATTGCAGGATGCGGGTTCATCTAACCTGTATTCGACCTGGGGTACCAATTCGGCCATTGCTGGCGATTTTAACCCCAGCGACTTCTGGATGAAAGATGGGGATCAGACCAAATACCCATCGCTGTTTCACAATACGGTCGACAATTGGCACATCGCCAACAGCACATTTGTGGAGAATGCCAGTTTTGTACGCCTCAAAAATATTCAGCTGAGCTATATGTTCCCACAGGCCATCATAAAGAAGCTTAAATTGAAAATGCTCCGCGTGTATGGGGTGGTGGATAATGTGGCTGTTAAGTCTTGGTCGACGGTGCCAGATCCTGAAGCGGTGGAAGCCAACGGTTATTCAACGGGTAACGGATATCCGATCCCTAAGAAATGGACTATAGGCCTGGATGTTACCTTTTAA
- a CDS encoding DUF4859 domain-containing protein: MMKSIKLNRLLLTLFSALVLVSLGCSKKEVEAPVEEETTTPPKPVGTDSLMIYKPKEFAGMDYNNKDSKWSYSRSRQSEHFIVFWEPSYGKNDPNASTVPEEYRVDIDDLLAKAEQFYALNVNTLKFAERKVNRSNLDKYKMMIFVHYTTEWMAYGGGYDDLIGALWINPATCKPVGAVIAHEIGHSFQYQVFADLKGDHGFRYGYGGTSGNGFWEQTAQWQAFQTYPDQAFSGHDFTVYTENYFRHIHHEKYRYASYFIHWYWTSKHGIDMIGRIWREALKPEDPVQAYMRITGIDVKQFNNEIYDAATRFVTWDLNSIRDYGKNYIGKLTTKFTRQSNGSLRVSYDRCPGTTGYNVIPLDVPAVGTKVSVAFKGVPNAAGFNAVDASRAGWRYGYVALLKDGTRVYGDRMEGTENTATFTVPANCSNLWFVVTGAPSVYQPHAWDDNDSNDEQWPYEIKIQGTNATGYNAVSSQPKDIALSYDVSFAADAKNYSGTQVSVNAAQLGEAFAIASADLAGLMSSGKIKFYAVEPNGSLNPNMTATGYGHWFTPAGAVTTWGATAGLFSEFNASTLTFSIGQYPAVLAAGKKYTVKQAMVYTYEGTKTVQATFTFNVTIN; the protein is encoded by the coding sequence ATGATGAAAAGTATAAAATTGAATAGACTGCTGCTGACACTGTTCTCAGCACTGGTGTTAGTGTCGCTGGGATGCAGCAAAAAAGAGGTAGAAGCTCCTGTCGAAGAGGAGACGACCACCCCGCCCAAGCCCGTAGGAACAGATTCGCTGATGATCTATAAGCCCAAAGAATTTGCGGGGATGGACTACAACAATAAGGACAGTAAATGGTCCTACTCGCGTAGCCGCCAGTCGGAGCATTTTATCGTCTTTTGGGAACCGAGTTATGGAAAGAATGATCCCAATGCCAGCACTGTACCCGAAGAATATCGGGTAGATATTGATGATCTTTTGGCCAAAGCTGAGCAGTTCTACGCATTAAATGTCAATACCCTGAAGTTTGCAGAACGCAAGGTCAACCGATCGAATCTGGATAAGTATAAGATGATGATTTTTGTGCATTACACGACCGAATGGATGGCCTATGGTGGCGGTTACGACGATCTGATCGGGGCCTTGTGGATCAATCCGGCCACCTGTAAGCCAGTGGGTGCTGTCATTGCGCACGAGATCGGGCACAGTTTTCAGTACCAGGTATTTGCTGATCTGAAAGGCGACCATGGCTTTCGTTACGGCTATGGCGGAACGAGTGGGAATGGGTTTTGGGAGCAGACCGCGCAATGGCAGGCCTTTCAGACCTATCCGGATCAAGCATTCTCCGGACATGATTTTACCGTCTATACCGAAAATTACTTTCGCCATATTCACCACGAGAAATATCGCTATGCCAGCTATTTTATTCATTGGTACTGGACCAGCAAACATGGCATCGATATGATCGGCCGTATCTGGCGCGAGGCTTTAAAACCCGAAGATCCCGTGCAGGCTTACATGCGTATCACGGGTATCGATGTGAAGCAGTTCAACAATGAGATTTACGATGCGGCAACCCGCTTTGTGACCTGGGACCTGAACAGCATCAGGGATTATGGAAAAAATTATATCGGTAAGCTGACAACCAAATTTACGCGGCAGTCCAATGGAAGTCTCCGCGTCAGTTACGATCGCTGTCCGGGTACGACGGGGTATAATGTGATTCCGCTGGACGTGCCTGCCGTGGGAACCAAGGTTTCGGTGGCTTTTAAAGGCGTGCCAAACGCTGCCGGGTTCAACGCGGTGGATGCCAGCCGTGCAGGATGGCGCTACGGCTATGTGGCCTTGTTGAAAGATGGTACGCGGGTATACGGTGATCGGATGGAGGGTACAGAGAATACAGCAACCTTTACTGTTCCGGCCAATTGCAGCAACCTCTGGTTTGTCGTCACGGGCGCTCCATCGGTTTACCAGCCGCATGCCTGGGATGATAACGACAGCAATGATGAGCAATGGCCTTACGAAATAAAAATTCAGGGCACAAACGCTACCGGTTACAATGCGGTGAGCAGTCAGCCCAAAGATATTGCACTCAGTTATGATGTCAGCTTTGCTGCCGATGCGAAGAACTATTCGGGTACACAAGTAAGCGTCAACGCCGCTCAGCTGGGCGAAGCCTTTGCCATAGCTTCGGCAGACCTGGCGGGTTTGATGAGCAGCGGCAAAATTAAATTCTATGCGGTAGAGCCAAATGGAAGTTTAAATCCCAACATGACGGCTACGGGCTACGGGCATTGGTTTACGCCTGCCGGCGCTGTCACCACATGGGGGGCCACGGCGGGTTTGTTTTCGGAATTTAATGCCAGTACGCTGACGTTCTCGATCGGACAATATCCGGCGGTGCTGGCGGCAGGAAAGAAATATACCGTTAAGCAGGCCATGGTATATACCTACGAGGGTACGAAAACCGTGCAGGCCACCTTCACATTTAATGTGACTATCAATTAA
- a CDS encoding RagB/SusD family nutrient uptake outer membrane protein translates to MKRKILFLVLSAFMYLASGCSKFLDIEPVSSATDENFWKTQEDANSATNAMYALLRKALNQGNGMAYYVYGDLLSDEISSSTDVDINPLVNMQLNISVPALETWRPVYQLRRYDIFYQVIDQANRVIQRLPKMDENVFNDVSVRDYYIGEAYFVRAFAYFYMARVWGTVPIITESVAPIDAVNLPARKESDVLDQSQADLTKALTLLKWSNIDQNDFATRANTGAALALQAHLSAWRGEYADCIAAAKTVLESGEYSFVGRDSLNYRGIYQGKSNEGIFEIAQNGENEGTNRGIGYYSLAGPYFRNFTDPMLRISQDYLKTLFKDSNDKRFQSVFDVAYSGNYALCTKYANVKYSGNTSNYNAIFKNNIIIFRYSDIKLLMAEGLAATGKNSAAESILNEIRTQAGLQVYQNEEPLKEAIFSERARELFLEGHRYYDLVRLYKNFNIYKFPESKMNQAQFNAKKYFWPFDPSLLSANPALIQTPYWGTVNM, encoded by the coding sequence ATGAAAAGAAAAATATTGTTTTTAGTGCTGAGTGCTTTCATGTATCTCGCTTCGGGCTGCTCCAAGTTTCTGGACATTGAGCCTGTGAGTTCGGCAACAGATGAGAACTTCTGGAAAACGCAGGAAGATGCCAATAGTGCAACCAATGCCATGTATGCGCTACTGCGGAAGGCCCTAAACCAGGGCAATGGGATGGCCTATTATGTATATGGCGATCTGCTGTCGGACGAAATATCTTCTTCGACCGATGTCGATATTAATCCGCTTGTAAACATGCAGCTCAATATATCCGTACCGGCGTTGGAAACTTGGCGGCCCGTGTATCAGCTGCGGCGCTATGATATCTTTTATCAGGTCATAGACCAGGCCAACCGGGTGATCCAAAGGCTGCCCAAGATGGACGAAAATGTTTTTAACGACGTGTCGGTACGCGATTATTACATCGGCGAAGCTTATTTTGTGCGCGCATTTGCTTATTTCTATATGGCGCGGGTATGGGGTACGGTACCCATCATAACCGAATCTGTAGCGCCGATCGATGCGGTCAATCTGCCCGCCCGCAAAGAGAGCGATGTGCTGGATCAGAGTCAGGCAGATTTAACCAAGGCACTAACGTTATTGAAATGGAGCAATATCGACCAAAATGATTTTGCAACGCGTGCAAATACGGGTGCAGCACTTGCCCTACAGGCGCACCTGAGTGCCTGGAGAGGCGAATATGCCGACTGTATCGCGGCGGCTAAAACGGTACTGGAAAGCGGCGAATATTCGTTTGTGGGACGGGACAGCCTCAACTACCGTGGTATCTATCAGGGAAAATCCAATGAAGGTATCTTCGAGATCGCCCAGAATGGTGAAAACGAAGGGACCAATAGGGGGATAGGGTACTATTCACTGGCGGGACCTTATTTTCGGAATTTTACAGATCCGATGTTAAGAATCAGTCAGGATTACCTTAAAACGCTTTTTAAAGACAGTAACGACAAGCGCTTTCAAAGTGTATTCGATGTGGCTTATAGCGGTAACTATGCACTGTGTACAAAATATGCAAATGTAAAGTACTCGGGTAACACCTCAAATTACAATGCCATATTTAAAAATAACATCATCATTTTTCGGTATTCAGACATCAAGCTGCTGATGGCGGAGGGACTGGCCGCTACAGGCAAAAACAGTGCTGCTGAAAGTATCTTGAATGAGATCCGGACGCAAGCAGGACTGCAGGTCTATCAAAACGAAGAACCGCTTAAAGAGGCCATCTTTAGTGAACGAGCGCGCGAACTGTTTTTGGAAGGCCATCGCTATTACGATCTGGTGCGGTTGTACAAGAATTTTAACATCTATAAATTTCCGGAGAGTAAAATGAACCAGGCGCAGTTTAATGCGAAGAAATACTTTTGGCCATTTGACCCTTCGTTATTGTCGGCCAATCCTGCACTCATTCAGACACCATACTGGGGCACTGTCAATATGTAA
- a CDS encoding RNA polymerase sigma factor: MYCYADLSDKELIALVLEKDEQAFGALYERYFPLLFIYARKIIADEEVVKDLLQDVFVSLWSKTPLAINRSFSSYIYAAVRFQLFDYMDKQKVRKGYADALQYFLDQGEYSTDNYLLEKELQQQIEKEIMNLPPKMREIFILSRQEEKSYEEIAKQRNVSLNTVRKQVSNALKIMRSKLTSLFFTFF; the protein is encoded by the coding sequence ATGTATTGCTACGCAGATTTATCGGATAAAGAGTTGATTGCGCTTGTTTTAGAAAAAGATGAACAAGCGTTTGGCGCCCTATATGAGCGATATTTTCCGCTGTTATTTATTTATGCCCGCAAAATCATAGCCGATGAAGAGGTGGTAAAGGATCTTCTTCAGGACGTATTTGTGTCCCTCTGGTCAAAGACTCCGTTAGCAATAAATAGGAGTTTTTCTTCTTACATCTATGCGGCTGTGCGGTTCCAGCTATTTGACTACATGGACAAGCAGAAAGTGAGAAAGGGCTATGCCGATGCACTACAATATTTTTTGGATCAGGGCGAATACTCGACCGACAACTACCTCCTCGAAAAAGAATTGCAACAGCAGATCGAAAAAGAAATCATGAATCTTCCACCTAAGATGCGGGAGATATTTATCCTGAGCCGTCAGGAAGAAAAAAGCTATGAAGAAATTGCAAAACAACGCAATGTTTCACTAAATACGGTTCGCAAGCAGGTGAGTAATGCCTTGAAAATCATGCGTTCAAAATTAACCTCACTGTTTTTTACTTTTTTTTAA
- a CDS encoding AraC family transcriptional regulator, whose amino-acid sequence MKPVQFKVPAPQDKSIYIQEDVLDKFYPYMHRHEEYQLIWIKEGIGQLLVDDNVHEFQPGDIFLLGTNQAHVFKSFFAGDHVRSISLFFSTKGALSTMATMPELRNLLDFVHKCQRGFRVPPKLHAEVSQYIEVLQKSDFLDQLVNFFYLLKTLSKVFTELEPLSGVQLPKREISKPFRIEKLCQFLEEHFKEDISLDEIAEKANLTPHAFCRYFKNCTGKTFIAYLNELRIREACKLLGLGRHDSISLIAYDSGFNSITNFNRVFRSILGISPKIYVRNYRNYLYD is encoded by the coding sequence ATGAAGCCAGTTCAATTTAAGGTTCCTGCCCCTCAGGACAAATCTATCTATATTCAAGAAGATGTGCTGGATAAATTTTATCCATACATGCATCGTCATGAAGAATATCAATTAATCTGGATCAAGGAAGGTATCGGCCAGCTACTGGTGGACGATAATGTACATGAATTTCAGCCGGGAGACATTTTTCTATTGGGAACAAACCAGGCCCATGTTTTTAAAAGTTTCTTTGCAGGCGACCATGTGCGCTCGATCTCTTTATTCTTTAGCACCAAAGGTGCGTTGTCTACCATGGCGACGATGCCCGAACTCCGAAACCTGCTCGATTTTGTGCATAAATGCCAGCGCGGATTTAGGGTTCCGCCCAAACTTCATGCAGAGGTATCTCAATACATCGAAGTCCTGCAAAAGTCTGATTTCTTAGATCAGCTTGTCAATTTCTTTTATTTATTAAAAACGCTCAGCAAAGTATTCACCGAACTGGAGCCGCTTTCGGGTGTACAATTGCCCAAAAGAGAGATCTCCAAACCGTTCCGGATAGAGAAATTATGTCAATTTTTGGAAGAGCACTTTAAAGAAGATATCAGTTTGGATGAAATCGCCGAAAAAGCAAACCTGACGCCACACGCCTTTTGCCGCTATTTTAAAAATTGCACGGGAAAAACATTCATCGCCTACCTGAATGAACTGCGTATCCGTGAAGCCTGTAAATTGTTGGGGCTGGGTCGGCACGATTCGATCTCGCTGATCGCCTACGATTCGGGCTTCAATAGCATCACCAATTTTAATCGTGTGTTTCGCAGTATATTGGGCATATCGCCAAAGATATATGTGCGCAACTACCGAAATTACTTATACGATTAG
- a CDS encoding DUF4859 domain-containing protein: MKTLYRLALLLAFGLTVIGCKKAAYLTDDGLHKAEVNLSTYDYLAAHPAGMFDTLLLVIDHFKLKDEINKAKTFWAPSDYSVNRYFKQKADSVKFVDENAQYSFDQFLSEIPIDSVRAYIYNDAPYDLATASTAYTAIKNASNISGFVYHRQKQPKPLWSSGPVYNLYYVKIRGEADQISPDGIVTVKEDDQADMRVYCQTTGIKTASGTTLNILANTHTFIGDFTPRILTGPKIVEAGSTLTFNYDLSIKYDAAGYTGTTVDVLLPRLARFYGVESGAIPTLVGKDITYYAVQPDGTLNANSTANAPGHWFDATGKTCSWGKDARIVSELATATMTFNILQYPGQTTVGSTYTVRQSLVYKSKTKGDLNAVFVFNIKIK; encoded by the coding sequence ATGAAAACCTTATATCGATTAGCGTTGCTGCTGGCTTTTGGACTGACAGTTATCGGTTGCAAGAAAGCGGCTTATCTGACGGACGACGGTCTCCATAAAGCCGAAGTCAATCTGTCTACTTACGACTACCTGGCCGCTCATCCCGCTGGGATGTTTGATACCTTGTTGCTGGTGATAGACCATTTTAAACTGAAGGATGAAATTAACAAGGCCAAAACGTTTTGGGCACCGTCGGATTATTCGGTCAATCGCTATTTTAAGCAAAAGGCAGACTCGGTAAAGTTTGTGGATGAAAATGCGCAGTATTCTTTTGACCAGTTTCTGAGCGAGATCCCAATAGATTCCGTCAGGGCATACATCTACAACGATGCGCCTTACGATCTGGCAACGGCCAGCACAGCGTATACGGCAATCAAGAATGCATCAAATATAAGTGGATTTGTCTACCATAGGCAAAAGCAACCCAAACCCCTTTGGTCTTCGGGTCCCGTCTATAATTTATACTACGTCAAAATACGGGGTGAAGCGGATCAGATCAGTCCCGACGGTATCGTTACCGTAAAAGAAGATGATCAGGCCGATATGCGGGTATACTGTCAGACAACAGGCATAAAAACAGCCTCGGGCACCACGCTGAATATATTGGCCAATACCCATACGTTTATCGGTGATTTTACGCCACGTATCCTCACAGGGCCTAAAATCGTGGAAGCGGGTTCTACGCTCACCTTTAATTACGACCTGAGCATCAAATATGATGCAGCGGGTTATACAGGTACCACAGTAGACGTACTGCTTCCCCGTTTAGCGCGCTTTTATGGCGTGGAAAGCGGAGCAATACCTACGCTGGTAGGTAAAGATATCACCTACTACGCCGTGCAGCCCGATGGTACACTAAATGCAAACAGTACGGCCAACGCACCGGGACACTGGTTTGACGCCACTGGCAAAACCTGCTCGTGGGGCAAAGATGCGCGCATTGTATCGGAACTGGCAACCGCAACAATGACCTTTAATATTTTGCAGTATCCGGGACAAACAACAGTGGGAAGTACCTATACGGTCCGCCAATCGCTGGTGTACAAGTCCAAAACTAAAGGCGATTTGAATGCTGTTTTTGTATTCAACATTAAGATCAAATAA
- a CDS encoding LytTR family transcriptional regulator DNA-binding domain-containing protein: MQTKKLIETFHSEIHVNYLPIRLQLLLAMILGNFFCSPGTFLVFDARYSAPKFYLYWLLSAGIAMAVFSGMHIFNKYLDGKLSWLTDFKPRLIRQVLYGLVLSSLLTVTFAILVFLPLNEEGWRGAMRYMSNQFGFLFLFMFILNLLFMVIYVMRFARFVKDQYLEAQLEKTALREMIVTYEELQLKAETERTDDISDVVSLDSCLKVKYGYEDNYVPLHGVALIKSSADDKRLLTLTGSREYTHNYSLDNLMKVLDHDQYYLMYRRYIVNRSIIQGYKPSANGVLTIDLKDTFAQQEDVLVSRYDAADFKRWFEMSAE, from the coding sequence ATGCAGACTAAAAAGCTTATCGAAACCTTTCATTCCGAGATCCATGTCAATTATTTGCCGATTAGGCTCCAGCTACTTTTGGCGATGATATTGGGTAATTTTTTTTGTTCGCCGGGCACATTTCTTGTTTTCGATGCGCGGTATTCGGCACCGAAATTTTATCTATACTGGCTTCTTTCCGCAGGCATCGCGATGGCGGTGTTTAGCGGTATGCATATTTTTAACAAGTACCTGGATGGCAAACTCTCTTGGCTGACCGACTTTAAGCCTAGGCTGATCAGGCAGGTTCTCTACGGATTGGTATTGTCTTCGTTGCTTACGGTAACTTTCGCCATACTGGTGTTTTTACCATTGAACGAAGAAGGTTGGCGGGGCGCTATGCGCTACATGTCGAACCAATTTGGTTTTCTGTTTTTGTTTATGTTCATCTTGAATCTGCTCTTTATGGTGATATATGTGATGCGGTTTGCCCGATTTGTGAAAGATCAATACTTAGAAGCGCAACTGGAAAAAACAGCCCTTCGGGAAATGATTGTCACCTACGAAGAGCTGCAGCTGAAAGCGGAGACCGAAAGGACAGACGATATTTCGGATGTGGTTAGCCTCGATTCCTGTCTGAAAGTAAAGTATGGTTACGAAGATAATTATGTGCCGCTGCATGGGGTTGCGCTCATCAAAAGTTCGGCAGATGACAAAAGGCTGCTTACCTTGACCGGAAGCCGTGAGTATACCCACAACTATAGTCTCGACAACCTCATGAAAGTGCTCGATCACGATCAATACTATCTGATGTACCGGCGTTATATCGTCAATCGGAGTATTATACAAGGATACAAGCCTTCAGCCAATGGGGTGCTGACGATCGACTTAAAAGATACTTTCGCCCAGCAAGAAGATGTATTGGTTAGTCGGTATGATGCTGCTGATTTTAAGCGTTGGTTTGAGATGTCGGCTGAATGA